The Coccidioides posadasii str. Silveira chromosome 3, complete sequence genome contains a region encoding:
- a CDS encoding uncharacterized protein (EggNog:ENOG410PFA6~COG:S~TransMembrane:1 (i7-32o)~BUSCO:1915at33183) gives MGSLFVLFSVYVLGGVTFIPVVFGLLFLHAYLTLPSVENAPELDKDGSDGIHRSADDQSSVQSGTDVLAEKFQRTHESDVAAGYFTVCREYVPGGVNGKPPERTTPAGEVITPESPSVYQSMYRSIFERKQAPTIDPAKPSGKNIKKGRNVFYIVLRHGHLMLYDDSEQVEVRYVISLSHYDVSIYGGGESIPEGELWIKRNAVCLSRKSSQSDVNNPQVAALPFYIFSDNPSEKEDLYFAILKNLEKLPDSPISPPTAQHFDVKDIVNLVKRLHSSEENLQTRWFNALVGRLFLALYKTSELESHIWMKIAKKISRVKKPNFITSIVLRKINAGEGAPLITNPRLKDLTVDGNCCVEADVMYDGNFRIEIAATARIDLGTRFKAREVDLVLAVVLKKLKGHGLVRFKPPPSNRLWVSFETMPEMEMTIEPIVSSRQITYGVILRAIESRIREVIGETLVQPFWDDVPFLDTSRQPHRGGIWQATSRPISDHGVADDFGVEQRPAKEPSDEVLGSEGQTVGVVSLSPPPSPDSNEQNKSTLTLDDAPAEVDNISQVDLHPPPGQGSSEPELPLTSDSSSAEHMALDTKLEDTDATSTMVDLPTYSNNTYAGSLHHRSRQRSISFQKSHDHFTNCRSRTDSILSKASTSSIPESSDGDSAGLTARNINHQEGSPTTRLGSSPSSPKPLETRQTMSSLGSAAAAAAKKWGWNVLGRTDQSQKVGGTVIPDHPIGRGRPLPPPGTPLPPPEKSTFRVNPISMPKRKPLAPHLFPETAERSEKNLPERKPMRHRKSTSSTKTEDSRTQEELLIIRAPCGSEPNSPLPAEAESPEKAPLNGENTDKQSVQNENLPGVSAPPTTKANVLDANGHEESRRTLDATEEVIAAVNPVENLVS, from the exons ATGGGTTCTCTGTTCGTGCTCTTCTCGGTCTATGTCCTAGGCGGCGTTACCTTCATTCCCGTGGTTTTTGGCCTCTTATTCCTTCATGCCTATCTAACCTTACCCTCCGTCGAAAATGCTCCGGAATTAGATAAGGATGGGTCTGATGGAATTCACCGATCCGCCGACGACCAGTCGTCCGTTCAAAGCGGTACAGATGTTCTCGCCGAGAAATTCCAGCGAACCCACGAATCGGACGTGGCAGCAGGATATTTCACCGTTTGTCGAGAGTATGTACCGGGAGGAGTCAATGGGAAGCCTCCGGAGCGGACCACTCCCGCGGGCGAGGTGATCACGCCCGAGAGCCCGAGTGTATACCAGAGCATGTATCGAAGCATATTTGAGAGAAAACAGGCCCCGACTATCGACCCCGCGAAGCCGAGTGGAAAGAATATCAAGAAAGGGCGAAATGTTTTCTACATAGTCTTGCG ACACGGCCACCTGATGCTATACGATGACTCCGAACAAGTGGAAGTGCGTTACGTTATCTCCCTATCACATTACGATGTTAGCATATACGGTGGAGGGGAGTCCATACCGGAAGGCGAATTATGGATCAAGCGCAACGCAGTCTGCCTATCAAGGAAATCGTCCCAGTCAGACGTTAACAACCCACAAGTGGCAGCGCTTCCATTTTATATATTCTCTGATAATCCTtcagagaaagaagatttgtATTTTGCAATTCTAAAAAACCTAGAGAAGCTCCCCGATTCCCCGATTTCTCCACCGACCGCTCAACATTTCGATGTCAAGGACATTGTCAATCTGGTTAAGCGTCTGCATTCGTCTGAGGAGAACCTTCAAACTCGATGGTTCAACGCTTTGGTTGGGAGACTCTTCCTCGCCCTATACAAGACGTCGGAACTAGAGAGCCACATTTGGATGAAGATCGCGAAGAAGATCTCTCGGGTTAAGAAACCAAACTTCATTACCAGCATTGTGCTTCGAAAAATTAATGCGGGGGAGGGAGCCCCATTGATCACAAATCCGAGGCTTAAAGATCTTACCGTCGATGGAAATTGTTGCGTGGAGGCCGACGTTATGTACGATGGCAACTTTCGTATCGAAATTGCAGCTACTGCTCGAATTGATTTGGGTACAAGATTCAAAGCCCGGGAAGTGGACCTTGTGCTCGCTGTGGTATTGAAAAAGCTGAAAGGCCATGGTTTGGTCCGCTTCAAGCCTCCCCCAAGCAACCGGCTTTGGGTATCATTTGAGACGATGCCAGAGATGGAGATGACTATCGAACCCATTGTCAGTTCTAGACAAATTACATACGGCGTCATCCTTCGAGCTATCGAAAGCAGAATCAGAGAGGTAATAGGGGAAACTCTAGTGCAACCTTTCTGGGATGATGTACCATTCCTAGATACGTCGCGACAACCCCATCGTGGCGGCATTTGGCAGGCGACATCAAGACCAATTAGCGATCATGGGGTTGCGGACGATTTCGGAGTGGAGCAACGCCCTGCAAAGGAACCGTCTGATGAAGTATTAGGTAGTGAGGGCCAGACTGTGGGCGTAGTTTCATTGTCTCCCCCTCCATCCCCAGATTCAAACGAGCAGAACAAGAGCACCTTGACGCTCGATGATGCACCCGCGGAAGTCGATAATATTTCTCAGGTGGATCTCCACCCTCCCCCTGGACAAGGGTCCTCGGAGCCAGAACTTCCGTTAACTTCGGACTCTTCAAGCGCGGAGCATATGGCATTGGATACGAAGCTTGAAGATACAGATGCAACGAGCACCATGGTCGACCTTCCCACATATTCTAATAATACATATGCGGGGTCACTGCATCACCGATCAAGGCAACGGTCTATATCTTTCCAAAAATCTCATGATCATTTTACGAATTGTCGTTCGAGGACAGACTCCATTCTCAGCAAAGCTTCTACGAGTTCTATTCCCGAGAGTAGTGACGGAGACTCGGCAGGTTTAACGGCCAGAAATATAAATCACCAAGAGGGTTCACCAACCACTAGATTAGGGTCGTCCCCATCAAGCCCAAAACCCTTGGAAACTCGCCAGACCATGAGCTCACTAGGGTctgccgctgctgctgccgccAAAAAATGGGGATGGAACGTTTTGGGTCGCACTGATCAGTCGCAAAAGGTAGGAGGAACAGTGATCCCGGACCATCCTATTGGCCGGGGCAGACCGCTACCTCCTCCTGGAACTCCGCTCCCTCCTCCGGAGAAATCAACTTTCAGAGTCAACCCGATCTCCATGCCTAAACGTAAACCTCTAGCACCACACTTATTTCCTGAAACCGCCGAAAGAAGTGAAAAGAACCTCCCCGAACGCAAACCCATGCGCCATAGAAAATCGACCTCGTCTACGAAGACGGAAGACAGTCGCACACAGGAGGAACTCTTGATTATTAGAGCACCGTGTGGTTCAGAACCGAATAGTCCGTTACCAGCTGAGGCGGAAAGTCCCGAAAAGGCTCCTTTGAATGGCGAAAATACCGATAAACAGTCTGTTCAAAATGAGAATCTGCCGGGAGTCTCCGCTCCTCCCACCACCAAAGCCAATGTTCTGGATGCAAATGGTCACGAAGAGAGTCGTCGTACTTTGGATGCAACGGAGGAAGTAATTGCTGCGGTGAATCCCGTCGAGAACCTGGTGTCTTAG
- the SLA2 gene encoding sla2 Src-like adaptor 2 (EggNog:ENOG410PHTB~COG:Z~BUSCO:1383at33183), with amino-acid sequence MSMAYNSTVTRNIDMSRTEADLAVNIRKATSIEETAPKRKHVRSCIVYTWDHKSSASFWAGMKVQPVLADEVQTFKALITVHKVLQEGHPITVKEAQSHVPWLDSLVRGVAGEGLRGYGPLIREYVFYLESKLAFHRQHPEFNGLFEYEEYISLKSINDPNEGYETITDLMTLQDQIDAFQKLIFSHFRGGANNECRISALVPLVQESYGIYKFITSMLRAMHTTTGDEEALEPLRGRYDAQHYRLVRFYYECSNLRYLTSLITVPKLPQQPPNLLAEDEDRPALPKRPSKEVEKEPTPPPKSTIPDPEPINDFWSTEAKRQQEEYEAEQRRLQQQWEDQQRQQMLAQQQAQRDFEEQQRLQAEQQRLAQEQLLRDQYQQQTQGRLAELEQENLNARAQYERDQLLLQQYDKRVKDLEEQLNQLNSNYNLQNTSKDDQIRALQEQVNTWRSKYEALAKLYSQLRQEHLDLLQTTKSLKLKAASAQEAIDKRERLEREMKTKNLELADMIRERDRALHERDRISGGNKEELEKVKRELRLAIERAENAERAKSSEISAMLSKYNREMADLEEALRNKNRALEEARNSTGERDHDHELTLREKDEEIEVYKSGMEQALMELEELKLNQGDVDKALDTQIDDVLLSSVTKINDIIDSVLQSGVQRVDDALYELDSTMQAGNQNASPPYVLSQIEKASASATEFSTAFNNFIADGPNSAHSEIIRTVSVFSGSIADVLSNTKGLTRFATDDKKADQLINAARQSAQSTMTFFRALQSFRLQDLEPLQKTDVVINNNHEVALNLQKLSKLVDAFAPKSTKLNGTGDLGDLVDRELSNAANAIEAAAARLAKLKKKPRDGYSTYELRIHDSILEASIAVTTAIAELIKAATASQQEIVREGRGSSSRTAFYKKNNRWTEGLISAAKAVATSTNTLIETADGVISGRNSPEQLIVASNDVAASTAQLVAASRVKATFMSKTQDRLETASKAVGAACRALVRQVQAIIAEKNRDETEAVDYSKLSGHEFKVREMEQQVEILQLENKLSQARQRLGEMRKISYLE; translated from the exons ATGTCTATGGCATATAACTCGACAGTCACACGCAATATAGATATGAGCAG GACCGAAGCCGATTTGGCCGTGAACATCCGCAAAGCCACGAGCATTG AGGAGACGGCACCCAAAC GGAAACATGTTCGGAGTTGCATTGTGTATACGTGGGACCACAAATCCTCCGCTTCATTCTGGGCGGGCATGAAAGT GCAGCCGGTTTTGGCAGATGAGGTCCAGACGTTTAAAGCGCTTATAACCGTCCATAAAGTGTTGCAGGAAGGTCATCCGATTACGGTTAAAGAAGCCCAATCACATGTTCCGTGGCTAGATAGCCTGGTACGAGGCGTGGCTGGCGAGGGTCTTCGGG GATATGGTCCGTTGATCCGTGAATATGTTTTTTACTTGGAGTCCAAGCTTGCATTTCATCGTCAACATCCTGAATTCAATG GTTTGTTTGAATATGAGGAATATATCAGTCTCAAATCCATAAATGATCCAAACGAAGG ATATGAGACAATTACCGATCTTATGACTTTACAGGACCAGATTGATGCTTTCCAAAAGCTTATTTTTTCTCATTTCCGCGGCGGAGCCAACAATGAATGCAGGATATCAGCGCTGGTGCCTCTGGTACAAGAAAGTTACGGGATATATAAATTCATCACCAGCATGCTAAGGGCCATGCACACAA CCACCGGAGATGAAGAGGCATTGGAGCCTCTCCGAGGAAGATACGACGCGCAGCATTACCGACTTGTTAGATTCTACTACGAGTGCTCAAATTTAAGATATTTGACCAGTCTGATTACCGTACCCAAGCTCCCACAACAACCTCCAAATCTTCTTGCTGAGGACGAAGATCGGCCAGCCCTTCCCAAGAGACCATCTAAGGAGGTGGAAAAAGAACCGACACCACCCCCGAAATCAACCATCCCAGACCCCGAACCCATTAATGACTTCTGGTCAACGGAAGCCAAGCGCCAACAGGAAGAATATGAAGCCGAACAACGTAGGCTCCAACAACAGTGGGAAGACCAGCAACGACAGCAAATGCTTGCGCAGCAGCAGGCCCAAAGAGATTTCGAAGAACAACAGAGATTGCAGGCAGAGCAACAAAGACTGGCTCAAGAACAACTGCTCCGGGACCAATACCAGCAACAAACCCAAGGCCGTTTAGCGGAACTTGAGCAAGAAAATCTCAACGCGCGTGCACAGTATGAACGAGATCAACTCCTGTTACAACAGTACGATAAACGAGTGAAAGATTTGGAGGAACAGCTTAACCAGCTAAATTCCAATTATAACCTTCAAAACACTTCCAAAGACGACCAAATCCGTGCGCTGCAAGAACAAGTCAACACTTGGAGGTCAAAGTACGAAGCCCTTGCGAAGCTCTATTCCCAACTGCGCCAGGAACACCTCGACTTGCTGCAAACGACAAAATCCTTGAAGCTCAAGGCTGCTTCTGCCCAAGAAGCAATCGACAAGCGAGAGAGGCTCGAGCGCGAGATGAAAACTAAAAATCTAGAACTCGCCGATATGATCAGAGAACGAGACAGAGCACTCCACGAGAGGGATCGTATCTCTGGCGGAAACAAGGAGGAGCTTGAGAAGGTTAAGCGTGAATTGCGCTTGGCCATTGAAAGAGCCGAAAACGCAGAACGTGCGAAGAGCTCCGAGATTTCTGCCATGCTTTCGAAGTATAATAGAGAAATGGCTGATCTTGAAGAAGCCCTAAGG AATAAGAATCGGGCGCTCGAGGAAGCGCGTAATAGCACGGGTGAGCGTGATCACGACCACGAATTGACATTACGAGAAAAAGACGAGGAGATCGAAGTCTACAAGTCCGGAATGGAGCAAGCCTTGATGGAGCTTGAAGAACTGAAGCTG AACCAAGGAGATGTCGATAAGGCACTAGACACCCAAATTGACGACGTACTCCTGAGCTCCGTTACCAAGATCAATGACATTATAGACTCTGTGCTGCAGAGTGGAGTTCAACGTGTAGACGATGCGTTGTATGAACTCGATTCAACGATGCAGGCTGGCAACCAGAACGCCTCCCCGCCCTATGTTCTCTCACAGATCGAGAAGGCCTCCGCGAGTGCCACCGAGTTTTCAACGGCGTTCAATAACTTCATCGCCGATGGACCCAACAGTGCGCATTCCGAGATTATTCGCACCGTCAGTGTGTTCTCCGGTTCTATAGCGGATGTTCTCAGCAACACTAAGGGATTGACACGCTTTGCCACGGATGATAAGAAGGCAGACCAGCTTATCAATGCCGCTCGACAGTCGGCACAGTCAACAATGACCTTCTTCCGAGCATTGCAGTCCTTCCGGTTGCAGGATTTAGAACCCCTCCAAAAGACCGACGTTGTTATCAACAACAATCACGAGGTTGCGCTAAACTTACAGAAGCTCTCTAAGCTAGTGGATGCGTTTGCTCCAAAGAGCACCAAGCTCAATGGAACAGGAGACCTTGGTGACCTCGTCGACCGCGAATTGTCTAATGCGGCGAACGCAATCGAAGCAGCGGCTGCGCGACTCGCCAAGCTCAAGAAAAAGCCGAGAGACGGATACTCCACATACGAGCTACGTATCCACGACTCCATCCTCGAAGCGTCGATTGCCGTGACGACTGCCATCGCCGAGCTTATCAAGGCAGCCACGGCGTCCCAGCAGGAGATTGTTAGAGAAGGCCGTGGTAGCTCCTCACGGACGGCTTTTTACAAGAAAAACAACCGGTGGACGGAAGGATTGATCTCGGCCGCGAAGGCTGTGGCCACGTCGACCAACACGTTGATCGAGACCGCCGATGGGGTGATATCTGGAAGAAACTCACCGGAGCAACTGATCGTGGCCAGCAATGACGTTGCCGCAAGCACTGCTCAGCTCGTCGCGGCCAGCCGTGTCAAGGCGACGTTCATGAGCAAGACCCAGGACCGCCTGGAGACGGCGAGCAAGGCAGTCGGAGCTGCATGCAGGGCGCTTGTGCGGCAAGTACAGGCTATCATTGCAGAGAAGAACCGCGATGAGACGGAGGCAGTTGATTACTCCAAGCTCAGTGGTCACGAGTTCAAGGTCCGCGAGATGGAGCAGCAG GTTGAAATCCTCCAACTGGAGAACAAGCTTTCGCAGGCAAGGCAGCGTCTTGGGGAAATGAGAAAGATATCGTATCTAGAGTAA